The nucleotide sequence GACCGCCCTGGAGATCAGGCGTTCACAAGGACCGGCGTTTATTTCCGGCGTGGAAATCAGCGCTGAATTTCCCCCGGGCTTTAATGCAGCCGGCAGCATGCATCTTCTGGGCTACGGATTTGATCCGTACAATCAGCCGCTGGCCGAGTTGCTTGAAAAACAGCAACAATCGCGGGTCCGGAGAAATCCCCGTATACTTGAAAAACTTGCGGATCTGGGCATTGATATGCACATGGCCGACATTGCCGCCGAAGCCCGAAAAGACGAAATCGCACGCCCCCACATCGCCGCCCACATGGTGAAAAAGGGCTATGCCGCCTCAATTGACGATGCCTTTGACCGCTTTCTGGCCAAAGGACAGCCCGCTTATGTGGACAGGTTCCGGATCAATCCGGAGGAAGCCATTTTCCACATCCACCAAAGCGGCGGCGTGGCCGTGCTGGCCCATCCCGGGCTGCTGGTTTTTAAACCCGGGGGAGAGCTTGAAAAACTGGTTGCCGCTCTTACGGCCATGGGTCTTGACGGCCTGGAAGCATATTACAGCGGCCATAGCCCGGCGCAAACGGCTGCCTTTGAGGCGCTTGCAGAAAAATATGGTCTTTTGCTCACCGGCGGCAGCGATTTTCACGGAGACATTAACCCGGAAATCCGCATGGGCAAAGGAGCTGGAAATTTACACGTTCCTTATGAGCTGTTTGTCCGGCTTTGCCGCGCCCTGACGGAGCGGACTTCCACCGGATAGACAGGCATCATGCATACCCCTGATTTTTCGGAACTCGAAACATCCCTTGAATACCGTTTTGCCAGCCGGCAGACCCTGGCCACCGCCCTGCGGCACAGATCCTTTGTGCACGAGCAAAACGGCCCCATGGAAGACAATGAACGGCTGGAGTTTCTGGGCGATGCCGTACTCAACCTCATTGTCAGCCATCTGTTAATGGATCGTTTTCCCGGACTGGCCGAAGGGGATTTATCCCGGGTGCGTGCCGGGCTGGTCAATGAAAACCGACTGGCCGCAGCCGC is from Desulfosalsimonas propionicica and encodes:
- a CDS encoding PHP domain-containing protein → MDCKSGKIDLHIHSNASDGSLAPAQILSQAAACGLAAISITDHDTVAGVKTALEIRRSQGPAFISGVEISAEFPPGFNAAGSMHLLGYGFDPYNQPLAELLEKQQQSRVRRNPRILEKLADLGIDMHMADIAAEARKDEIARPHIAAHMVKKGYAASIDDAFDRFLAKGQPAYVDRFRINPEEAIFHIHQSGGVAVLAHPGLLVFKPGGELEKLVAALTAMGLDGLEAYYSGHSPAQTAAFEALAEKYGLLLTGGSDFHGDINPEIRMGKGAGNLHVPYELFVRLCRALTERTSTG